A single genomic interval of Actinomycetota bacterium harbors:
- a CDS encoding P1 family peptidase: MITSVPGVLVGHWSDPEAATGCTVIMLPAGTIGACAIVGGAPGTRQTDDLRPSGIVSDVNAFLFSGGSSFGLAATDGVMQVCESRGIGIGFGGAVVPIVPTAVIFDLGIGDAARRPGPAEGRAAAESATEHFEEGSVGAGTGATVAKWGGMHGARKGGVGTASASSGDVIVGALVVNNAAGDIVDEQGRPLAAARVPAEAPWALRPRQATVLAAVVTNAKLDKATASHVAVMATAGVSRSVRPAHTQFDGDVTFVGATGEVPAEPTVVGALGAEAVAEAMRRSVRLATGLAGIPGLADGRRR, from the coding sequence ATGATCACCTCGGTGCCAGGGGTCCTCGTCGGGCACTGGAGCGATCCCGAGGCCGCTACCGGATGCACGGTCATCATGCTGCCCGCGGGGACGATCGGCGCCTGCGCGATAGTCGGCGGCGCACCCGGCACCAGACAGACCGACGACCTGCGCCCGTCGGGAATCGTGTCCGATGTGAACGCCTTTCTGTTCTCCGGTGGAAGCTCGTTCGGGCTCGCCGCCACAGACGGCGTGATGCAGGTCTGCGAGTCCCGGGGGATCGGGATCGGTTTCGGGGGCGCCGTCGTGCCGATTGTGCCCACCGCCGTGATCTTCGACCTGGGGATAGGCGACGCCGCACGCCGCCCCGGCCCCGCGGAGGGACGCGCGGCGGCCGAGAGCGCCACCGAGCACTTCGAGGAGGGGTCGGTGGGGGCCGGGACCGGTGCCACCGTCGCGAAGTGGGGCGGCATGCACGGAGCGCGCAAGGGCGGAGTCGGGACGGCGTCGGCGTCGAGCGGCGACGTGATCGTCGGAGCGCTGGTTGTGAACAACGCCGCGGGGGACATCGTCGACGAGCAAGGACGGCCGCTGGCGGCGGCCCGGGTCCCGGCCGAAGCACCCTGGGCGCTGCGCCCGCGCCAGGCGACGGTTCTCGCGGCGGTCGTTACCAACGCGAAGCTGGACAAAGCCACCGCCTCGCACGTGGCCGTCATGGCGACCGCAGGTGTGTCGCGCAGCGTCCGCCCCGCCCACACCCAGTTCGACGGCGACGTCACCTTCGTCGGAGCCACGGGTGAGGTGCCCGCCGAGCCGACGGTGGTAGGCGCGCTGGGGGCCGAGGCCGTGGCGGAGGCGATGCGCCGCAGCGTCCGGCTGGCCACGGGCCTGGCGGGCATTCCCGGCCTGGCCGACGGCCGCCGCCGCTAG
- a CDS encoding alpha/beta hydrolase: MAVLAGAAAAGAAAEELVYRRLLPVRDPFGSHKFGWVRGREVEVESFDGTRLHAEVFDSPEHPEDVATIVFVHGFTHCMDVWHYQLMELRSERDLRLIAFDARGHGRSGPARGPKGSTAFSPDTLAQDLWAVVHQTGAAPCVVVGHSMGGMTVQSLVEFARDFPEELGSHVKGLVLVNTTFTAELGLWRDGNPRFQAARKAVLGAWEALGQLGRLRMPPGDLAMLVSRIGFGPRPSATHVAFTAAMAKATPGETMAAAVPGLSEFDGVRGLESIDVPVLVLAGDRDVVTPVWLAREMVDRIPEAELVVFEGVGHMAMLERHREVTRLVSDFARRVLR; encoded by the coding sequence ATGGCGGTGCTCGCAGGCGCAGCCGCGGCCGGTGCGGCGGCCGAGGAGCTCGTCTACCGGCGGCTACTGCCGGTCAGGGACCCCTTCGGCTCCCACAAGTTCGGCTGGGTGCGCGGCCGCGAGGTGGAAGTGGAGAGCTTCGACGGGACCCGTCTGCACGCGGAGGTGTTCGACTCCCCGGAGCACCCGGAGGACGTCGCCACGATCGTGTTCGTCCACGGTTTCACGCACTGCATGGACGTGTGGCACTACCAGCTCATGGAGTTGCGGTCCGAACGCGACCTGAGGCTGATCGCGTTCGACGCCCGCGGGCACGGCCGGTCCGGACCCGCCAGGGGCCCGAAGGGCAGCACTGCCTTCAGTCCGGACACCCTGGCCCAGGACCTGTGGGCCGTGGTCCACCAGACGGGGGCGGCACCCTGCGTGGTCGTCGGCCATTCGATGGGCGGGATGACCGTGCAGTCGCTGGTCGAGTTCGCACGCGACTTCCCGGAGGAACTCGGCTCCCACGTAAAGGGCCTGGTCCTCGTGAACACCACTTTCACCGCTGAGCTGGGACTGTGGCGCGACGGCAACCCGAGGTTCCAGGCGGCGCGCAAGGCCGTGCTGGGCGCCTGGGAGGCGCTCGGACAGCTCGGGCGGTTGCGCATGCCGCCGGGTGACCTCGCCATGCTCGTGTCGCGGATCGGGTTCGGCCCCCGCCCGTCTGCGACGCACGTCGCGTTCACGGCCGCCATGGCCAAGGCGACGCCCGGGGAGACGATGGCGGCGGCGGTCCCCGGGCTTTCGGAGTTCGACGGGGTTCGCGGCCTGGAGTCGATCGACGTCCCGGTGCTGGTGCTGGCCGGAGACCGGGACGTGGTCACGCCCGTCTGGCTGGCCCGGGAGATGGTCGATCGCATCCCGGAGGCCGAGCTGGTCGTGTTCGAAGGAGTGGGGCACATGGCGATGCTGGAACGGCACCGGGAAGTGACCCGGCTCGTGAGCGACTTCGCCCGCAGGGTGCTGCGGTGA
- the alr gene encoding alanine racemase — protein sequence MRWRPTYAEIDLDAIRSNCRALRALLGPQVVHLQVVKANGYGHGDVEVARACLESGVQRLAVALVEEGVRLREAGIDVPVLVLIEAPPDAAGEIVSRGLTPSVSTRAGAESIAKAASDAGSVHPVHVAVDTGMHREGVSLEEAAGLIGWVREERSLSLEGVWSHLASPDDPAAESTGLQIGRFAQLRRALESQNLRAPLFHLANSAATIARPEAHHDMVRTGVACYGLLPAPWMADKVTLRPAMRLVSSVGLSRRVPAGEGVSYGLTWAPEKETTIATVQLGYADGFARLLSNSGEVLIGGVRRPVVGRVTMDTIMVDCGDDAVSAGDEAVLMGSQGADAITADEIAGRLQTIHYEVVCGVGARVPRVYLG from the coding sequence ATGAGGTGGCGGCCGACCTACGCCGAGATCGACCTCGATGCGATCCGGTCCAACTGCCGGGCCCTGCGGGCGCTGCTCGGCCCCCAGGTGGTCCACCTGCAGGTGGTGAAGGCCAACGGCTACGGACACGGCGATGTCGAGGTGGCCCGGGCGTGCCTGGAGTCCGGGGTCCAGCGTCTGGCGGTCGCTCTGGTGGAGGAGGGGGTCCGGCTCCGAGAAGCGGGCATCGACGTCCCCGTCCTGGTCCTGATCGAGGCGCCCCCGGACGCGGCCGGCGAGATCGTCTCGCGCGGGCTCACGCCGAGCGTGTCCACGCGCGCGGGGGCCGAATCCATCGCCAAGGCGGCCTCCGACGCCGGGTCTGTTCATCCTGTGCACGTCGCCGTGGACACGGGGATGCACCGCGAGGGCGTGTCGCTGGAGGAGGCGGCCGGACTCATCGGATGGGTCCGCGAGGAACGCTCGCTGTCGCTGGAGGGGGTTTGGAGTCATCTTGCCTCTCCGGACGATCCGGCGGCTGAGTCGACCGGCCTTCAGATCGGCCGCTTCGCCCAGCTTCGACGGGCGCTCGAGTCGCAGAACCTGCGGGCGCCCCTGTTCCATCTGGCCAACTCGGCGGCCACCATCGCGCGCCCCGAGGCGCATCACGACATGGTCCGGACCGGCGTCGCCTGCTACGGGCTGCTGCCCGCCCCTTGGATGGCCGACAAGGTGACCTTGCGTCCGGCCATGCGCCTGGTCAGCAGCGTCGGGCTGTCCAGGCGCGTCCCCGCCGGCGAGGGAGTCTCCTACGGCCTGACATGGGCCCCCGAAAAGGAGACAACCATCGCAACGGTGCAGCTCGGGTACGCGGACGGCTTTGCGCGGCTTCTGTCCAACAGCGGCGAGGTCCTGATCGGGGGTGTGCGCCGGCCCGTGGTGGGAAGGGTCACGATGGACACGATCATGGTCGACTGTGGAGACGATGCGGTTTCGGCCGGAGACGAGGCCGTGCTCATGGGTTCCCAGGGCGCGGACGCGATCACCGCCGACGAGATAGCCGGCCGCCTTCAGACGATCCACTACGAGGTCGTGTGCGGGGTGGGGGCGAGGGTGCCGAGGGTCTACCTGGGATGA
- a CDS encoding BsuPI-related putative proteinase inhibitor: MKARTLVAVAALAFCSCASSGAPVGGDQRRVGSVTVTLRVDPSRVKLGRSVRLTLGLQNVSGQAQTLRFASGQKYDFWATRDGREVWRWSKDRVFTQAEQSQELQGQTGAHFSESWTPGQAGTYEVMAEFAAEGFAGTLRDELVVE; encoded by the coding sequence ATGAAGGCCAGGACGCTTGTCGCGGTGGCTGCGCTGGCTTTCTGCTCGTGCGCGTCGAGTGGTGCGCCCGTCGGCGGGGACCAGCGGCGGGTCGGGTCCGTCACCGTGACGCTGCGGGTCGATCCATCCCGGGTGAAGCTCGGGCGTTCGGTTCGGCTGACGCTGGGCCTCCAGAACGTCTCGGGACAGGCCCAGACGCTGAGGTTCGCGTCCGGACAGAAGTACGATTTCTGGGCCACACGTGACGGCCGCGAAGTCTGGCGATGGTCGAAGGACAGGGTGTTCACCCAGGCCGAGCAGTCCCAGGAGTTGCAGGGCCAGACCGGAGCCCACTTCTCCGAGTCCTGGACCCCCGGCCAGGCCGGCACCTACGAGGTGATGGCGGAGTTCGCAGCCGAAGGGTTCGCCGGGACGCTCCGCGACGAGCTGGTGGTCGAGTGA
- the tsaE gene encoding tRNA (adenosine(37)-N6)-threonylcarbamoyltransferase complex ATPase subunit type 1 TsaE, whose translation MRLPFLAVRTRSSDETTALGEQLGRLLLPGEVLLLTGTLGSGKTTFVQGLAKGLGVEDPCVSPSFTLMRSYEGRYPLLHVDLYRCSGPAEVADLGLEEMLDPPWVAAIEWGEKAGPMVGEDHLEIEFAWDDTGDDSRIIQFRPFGRWRDRMRVVSDSVHDWSRGSA comes from the coding sequence ATGCGGCTTCCCTTTCTGGCCGTCCGTACGCGTTCCTCGGACGAAACCACCGCGCTAGGCGAGCAGCTGGGCCGGCTGCTCCTGCCCGGCGAGGTCCTGCTCCTGACCGGCACGCTCGGCTCCGGCAAGACGACGTTCGTCCAGGGGCTCGCGAAGGGCCTGGGGGTCGAGGACCCGTGCGTTTCGCCTTCGTTCACCCTGATGCGCTCCTACGAAGGGCGATACCCGCTCCTGCACGTGGACCTGTACCGGTGCAGCGGTCCGGCGGAGGTAGCAGACCTCGGACTCGAGGAGATGCTCGACCCCCCGTGGGTGGCTGCGATCGAGTGGGGCGAGAAGGCCGGTCCGATGGTTGGTGAGGACCACCTGGAGATCGAGTTCGCCTGGGACGACACGGGCGACGACAGCCGGATCATCCAGTTCCGTCCGTTCGGCCGTTGGCGCGACCGGATGCGGGTTGTCAGCGACTCCGTCCACGACTGGTCGCGAGGCTCGGCCTGA
- a CDS encoding uracil-DNA glycosylase has protein sequence MERVTTLRRTPSEEALTRLSLQAEACRACPLGFQRTQAVFGTGSAAADVMFVGEAPGVNEDSKGEPFVGAAGRLLTRLIETKLGLNRPDVYIANVLKCRPPGNRDPLPEEVRACASFLKSQLEVVEPKVVVTLGNFASKLLLRTDTGITRLRGKRYPFGGATLIPTFHPSAALRGSSAMNGITQDFEEIRRALDDLGTGQGPPQADPGEPDEAQPQTVSRLGPADAAARQLGLF, from the coding sequence GTGGAACGAGTGACGACGCTGCGCCGGACCCCGTCCGAGGAGGCGCTGACGAGGCTTTCCCTCCAGGCGGAGGCGTGCCGCGCATGCCCACTCGGGTTCCAACGGACCCAGGCGGTCTTCGGCACGGGCTCTGCGGCCGCCGACGTCATGTTCGTGGGGGAGGCGCCGGGCGTCAACGAGGACAGCAAGGGGGAGCCGTTCGTGGGCGCGGCCGGACGGCTGCTCACGAGGCTGATCGAGACGAAGCTCGGCCTGAATCGGCCGGACGTGTACATAGCCAACGTCCTCAAGTGCCGTCCTCCGGGCAACCGGGACCCGCTGCCGGAGGAGGTCCGGGCCTGCGCGAGCTTTCTGAAGTCGCAGCTCGAGGTGGTCGAGCCCAAGGTCGTGGTCACGCTGGGCAACTTCGCCTCAAAGCTGCTGCTGCGCACGGACACCGGCATCACGCGACTGAGAGGCAAGCGGTACCCGTTCGGGGGGGCGACGCTGATCCCCACGTTCCACCCGTCGGCCGCGCTCCGGGGTTCCTCGGCGATGAACGGCATCACCCAGGACTTCGAGGAGATCCGCCGGGCCCTGGACGACCTCGGCACCGGGCAGGGCCCGCCGCAGGCGGATCCGGGGGAGCCCGATGAGGCCCAGCCGCAGACGGTGTCCCGTCTCGGGCCGGCAGACGCCGCGGCGCGGCAGCTCGGACTGTTCTGA